The window TAAATGACTTTTCCCCTTTGATGACATTTACTCCTACAaaattcttttattttcttttgttcCAGAAATAActgtaaaaatatatttttatattaaaaatgtcAGCTACATGTTATCGTTTgcttaaaatgttgtattgtgaAATTCAATGTTTTAGCTCTATATAAAAACATCACTCATATATTtgttatattaaaataaatactaTTTGTTATTCAGTTTCAATCAAAATATCTAACATATATCACCAATGACAGTCGAAACCATTAACATAATTTTCCCTTctatctttttatatttttttctccGATTGACTAATAATATTTATCCTAATGGAAATTAAAACAAATACTTTCtttaaaaaatcagaaaaatattgaaataaaaatCGTAAAATTCCGATAATTCATAAACATGTTATTTGTCTTATCAAAGAACTTTCGAAAGAACCGGTCTAACCCGGCATGACCGTTATTCAAAACGAAAAACGTTTATGAAATTTCGGGTAACGTTCGGGTTACCCATCGGTCAGCCATTTCCATTTTCCACCCCTTCAATTAATCTCCATTTtccttagagtaaattacacgaatggtccctatggtttagggtaatttgcgcgtttggtccctaacttatttttttaactcggaaggttcctactgtttgtttttcttacgtgcttggtccctgttttacctaaaaaacttattttgcccttgattttttaatttatttaaataaacacaccaccAACCTCATatccctcaccttaccttacttaccccaccatttttctctatttaaataataatatttttaggtaagatagggatcaaacgtataacaaaaacaaataatagggACCAATGGCGTAACAAAAACATATagtagggactttccgagttaaaaaaataagttagggaccaaacctgcaaattaccccaaaccatagggatcattcgtgtaatttactctcttCCTTATTCTTCAAAAACATCAAACAACTGTTTAATACGATCTCTTTTTTCTTTTGAATTTCGAGGTTTCTCATCGATCAATCCAAGTAGTTTGCATTTCCCATCAATTATGTCGATGTTTGATTCGGATACGTCGTCCCAAGGCAACGGGGACAAACATTTCAGACAAATTAGTCGTGATCGTGAGTTTTTCTCTGCAATTTCACTCTCTGTTTTTCTGTTGTATATAAATCTGTATCCATGTATGTAATATGTGTGTATGCATGTGTGCATTTTTAGTTTAATTATGGTCGTCATCAGATTATTTAAGTGGCCTTGAATGCTCTAGTGTTTGATATTTTGTTTGAATTTGAAAAAATTACGTTTATAGAGCTGTGGTTTTCAGTTTAATCACAATTCTCAAACATAATTTAGACGCTCTACTTCAAACGTAAAAAATTAAGGGATCTGTTTACGAAATTGATGTCCGAATCAATTTAAATCAGTTGCTTTTGTCGTGGTTATTTGCACATATGCTTCTGATATTATGTTAATTCAATCATTACTTTCATGCATTGTGCAGGATTATTGTATGAAATGATTAGATCTGCAAAAAGACCAGACTCAAAATCATCAAACTGGAAGGTATAGGAAACTTATAGTAATGATGCTGTTAATTCTTTTTCTATTTGTTACTATCTTACACTCAATGTTTTTAGGTACTCATCATGGACAGAATTACTGTTAAAATCATGTCATGTTCATGCAAAATGGCAGATATCACAGATGAAGGAGTTTCATGTAAGACACAAAGGCCAGTATAACAAAATGTGAATTCCTTGTTTCTTAATCTTATATAATGGTCAATATGTTTTATTCATATTGGTAATTTTGAGTTAAGAATGACATTGGAATATATCTTGTGAAGTCACTTGACATATTTGTATTTTATAGAGCTGAATaacatgtttattttttttttcttacagtGGTGGAACAAATTCACAAGAGAAGACAACCACTCCCCTCCATGGATGCAGTATACTACATCCAACCAACAAAAGAAAAGTAAATTATTTGATCTCTTTTATAAAATCAGCAACTGATAATATCTTAATTGTGTTCTTTTATGCTTCTGTTAAAATACATACAGTGTTGACTTCCTATTGGCTGACATGGCTGGAAAAGCGCCTCTATATAAAGAGTATGTGAAAGATCGTATATCTTTTCATTCATGTTATTTATCTTGTATCCAAAACTATTAACAACTTGCTTTATTTCTCCTTTTAGAGCTTATGTCTTCTTCAGTTCATCtgtttcaaaagaattggttGCTGACATAAAAAAGGAGCCAACTATAAAGTCTCGCTTACGTGGCATGAAAGAGGTTTGGTTAAAACATTTTCATTATCCCTTTTTTCTGTGTAATATAAATAATTTCTTTCATTATATTAACATTTGAGGGAATCTGCAGATGAACTTGGAGTACTTTGCCATTGATAGCCAGGTATATAATCTTATTTACAtaaatttatttacttttttaataataagatttatttaagttaaaattatACCATAACAGTGTTTTATCACTGATCATGGGAATGCATTGGAAGAGCTTTATGGAGATGAAGAATTTTCCCGAAAGGGAGATGAATGTCTAACTGCCATGGCCAATCGTATTGCAACTGTATTTGCTTCAATGTTGGTATGATTTtatagaagtttttttttttacctatCTATTTATCAAATATAAAGgtaaaaatagcaatgtatttatatttattttcatataACAGCTTAGTTTAACccataatagcaatgtagttATATTTTGTATTATATGTAAAGAAAATGTAAGTACATTGTTATTGTGAGTTACATATTACTATTATTGATGAAAAATGTGAGCATGTTGTTATTATgggtaaataaatgtaagtatgagtaaaaaaaataaagtacattGTCTATATTTGTAACATGagtacgttgctatttcttaCAATTTACTCATATTTGTTTAGGAGTTCCCATTTGTGCGTTACAGAGCCGCCAAATCACTTGACCCCACAACAATGACAACATTTTGTGATCTAATCCCTACAAAACTAGCTGCTGCTGTTTGGAATAATCTTATGAAATATAAAACTCTCAACCACTTCCCACAAATTGAAACATGCGATTTGCTCATTCTAGATAGATCCATAGATCAGGTTTTTTCCTTTTTCCATTTTCTGCCACCTGTCATCTTTAATTTAGTTTTTTAGTATAGAGTTAGGAACTAACTATGTTTTTTTTGAACTTGTAGATTGCACCTGTTATTCATGAATGGACATATGATGCAATGTGCCATGATTTACTTGAAATGGATGGAAATAAATATGTTCACGTGGTTAGTGTAGTGTacattaattattattataaatcttGTTAGtgaaattttttatattattttgtatTATACGTCAAGTAATTATACTGCTTAGGTTCCAAGCAAAATAGGTGATGGTTATGAAAGGAAAGAGGTCCTTTTAGAGGATCATGATCCAGTATGGCTGGAGCTCCGACATTCCCATATAGCAGATGTATGTcttttctagatttttttttaattttgttttttaataaaatatataattatatagcTTTTGATCAATGGTTCATTGTCAGGCTAGTGAACGCTTGCATGACAAGATGACAAATTTTGTGTCCAGAAATAAAGCTGCTCAAATGCATGGCAGgtctgtttgtttgttttttctagAATGAATAAAATGTCTGAATGAGaccaaatgaccattttacccttacaatTCAACAAACATTCGTAATATTCATCAAATGTAACATGAATATTATGAGACTAAATGACCATATAAATTGTTGTTGTATACATAAGGtctgttttttcttttctttctagaATGAATAAAGTGTCTGAATGAGACTAAATAACTATTTTAGCCTTGTAATTCAACAAACATTCATAATTGTTTTTGTAGAGATGGTGGTGAGATGTCTACTCGTGACTTGCAAAAGATGGTTCAAGCATTGCCACAATATAATGAACAAATGGACAAACTATCTCTCCATGTTGATGTAAGTCTCTAGGGTAtttgtttgtttaaaaaaaaatccagGCTTATGTTGATATAATGGTCACCCATGTCTGATATTAGTTTGACTGAAACAGCTTGCTGGAAAGATTAATGGTATTATCAGGGAGATGGGGCTTAGAGAAGTGGGGCAATTAGAGCAAGACCTTGTCTTTGGAGATGCAGGAACAAAAGATATCATCAAGTTTCTCAAAGAACAAGTGAGCAAACAGTAGGAATTAATAATTCGTTGTATGCATTTACATGACATGTCCATAATAGTAATTTTGTATGTTGTTGCTTCATGCAGGATGCAACAGATGAACAAAAGATCCGATTATTAATGATATATGTAGCAACTCATCCCGAGAAATTTGAGACTGATAAACTTGCAAAGATATTGGAGGTGATGATCTTTtttttctattacaacattgtattttTATTATCAAGGCATTGTAGTTTGTAAAATATACCCAATAACATCATTTTTTAATTATGTTATGTTGTTCAGTTAGCAGATTTGCTTCCTGAAGATATGAAGGCAATTTACAATATGAGATTTCTGGAGTCAGCACCAGATAGTATGAACACCTCAAACAGTGGCTTCCCACTAAAATTTGATAACAAGGTGTGATTATATTTGTTGATTATAATCATAGCATTCTCTACTTTCATGTTTGACCAGTCAATCTCTTTCTCTTCAGAAGAGGCGTGGTCTTAGAAAAGATCGTCCTGGTGAAGAAGCGGCTTGGCAGTTATCACGGTTTTATCCTATTATTGAGGTACAgataaatagcaatgtattttttaaaaattatttattattattaaaagtaGATTGTTACTATATAATAATGTTTTACAGGAACTGATAGAGAAGCTTAGCAAAAATGAGCTACCCGTGAATGAATACCCATGTATGAATGACCCGAGTCCAACTTTTCACGGGGCATCACATTCTGTGTCAGCAAGAGTACTGGATGCTCCAGCTGCTCACTCCATGAGATCAAGGCGAGCAACATGGGCTAGGCCACGTAATTCTGATGATGGCTATTCAAGGtctaacattttttttctttccatattatttaacttttaattctTTCAAAATCGTGGTTACTAAAAGTAAAAAGTAAATGAAAAACAGTGATTCGATTCTGAGACGCTCAGCTAGCGAGTTTATTAAGAGAAGGGGTAAACGGATTTTTGTTTTTATCGTTGGAGGGGCAACTAGGTCAGAGGtatgaattttatttatttatttattttgttaaaaaataATAACTTATATAATTGAAATCATTAAGTTATTTTATTCTTTCAGATGCGGGTTATTCACAAGTTAACGACAAAATTGAGTAGAGAAATAATTCTAGGTTCATCTAGTCTCGATGATCCCGCACAATTTATCGAGGTCGGTTATTAACTTCTCGTCTTTTCTTTTAGACTAACTTTAAATAATTACATTTTTGTTCTTAACTTTATCTTATCTTTGCAATTTTTGTTCCAAACAATTTAATCTTGCAATTTTGGTCATTAATATGTAGTTTCCTAATGATTTTGGTTATTGTTCCAAATAAAATGACTATAtatctaattatttatattaaaaaaaaaaaaaaaaaaaaaaaaaaaaaaaaaaaaaaaaaaaactcaaagtaTTATCTTCCAATGCTCAGAAAAGTCATtacctttttaaatttaaattcctATTCATTGTTCAAGAATctatttttgattttgattttgcagAAAGTGAAAGCGCTGACTCCAGATCCACCTCCAACCGAGGAGGAGATCGCCATAGATGAATCTTGAAATTTAAAGACTGTATAAATAAACAAACAGGTCGTCTTCACTTTCGATTATTTTTTCCATTATTTTAATTTCACCATTCTTTAAAAAACTCTTGTATTCATCGGCATAAAAACCAAACTGAATCTTACAGTAATTTAAGTCGACTCATATTAAACATTAGAATCAACTCACGAGTTGTTTTGCTTTGTTATTTAACAAATTTTCTCCTTTTCGTTTCTTGATATTTCCTACTAATCTCCTCACATATGCAATGTATCCATCAACGTTGAATTTCCTCTTGCAACCCGCATAGTTCATGTATCTTATCTTCCCAAAAACAGGTCGCTCTTGCCAAccctaaaataaaaatatattataaatttacATAAATTCtagattttatgaaaataattataataaagaaAATGTAACAAAATATAAACCTGGTCGTGTACCCCACAAATTGACCACATACAACCAACATATCCATTTGGATCTCTCCCGTCAATATGATACTGTGAAGATTGAAGACACAATTTATAGAATTCTACtttgattaaataaataaatggaaGTAGTTGCTATTAATTGTATTAAACACTATCAAGTACCTTGTCATTCAAATAAATCGATATTTCTAGGGCTTCTTGTGGGCTACTAGTCCATTCAAGTATCTTCTTTGCCCAATACATTCTGTTATCAAGTTATTTGTTAGATTTCATAAACAAGATTTTTCTTGATTCTCTATTTTTCCAtttttaaaataatcatatttaccTCATAAAACCATGCATCTTCCCATAATGAACCATCTCCAACTGAGAAGCATTCCAAAGCTGAAAAACAAGAAGGCCATGGATAAATAAATATACAAACTTGCTAAAAAACAGTTTTAAAATGTTCATAAGATCAATCAAGAAAGTGTAGTAGTAGTTTACTGGATCTGCAGTTTGTGCTTTCTCTAGCTCCTCCTTCCTGCATATCATATTTGAGTCATATCAATCAAAGAGATTAAAACAACCAAAAAAAGTCAATGCAGTTACTTACGTGTACAAATGTTCACGTTTGTCTAAAGCATGCTCCATGAGTGAGTTACGAGCCCAATCCCATGCACCCTGTAAAGAGTCGTATTGAGGCTGATAATAACAAAAGTTATCTGATAACTCCCTTCGCACGATCAATTCCTCCAAGAACGCATCAACTGCCTTCAAAATATCAAAAGAAATGATGAAATCTGACTTCAGAGTTCAGATTATGTGAAAAGAAACTCCAAATTACCTGTGGATTAACTTTGCGTACTTTACGTGCCTCAAGAGCACAACGCTGAGCTGAAATCTGACCAAAATGAAGGTAAGGAGAAAGACCAGAAAGTCCTTCGGGTTTCAATGGATTGTTTCGATCTGTAGAGTAGTTCTTCAATCTACTTGTTAAGAAACCTTTTTCGTTCCCCATCAATGTCTTTAACGCAGAAGCTTCTCCTGGTTTGCACCAATCTATCTCAGGAACTTCATCTCCTTTCTTTACTACATCTGCAATAAGTGTCACCCAATCGATGGATCTGTTTCCAGAAGAACCCCAGATTGTATTCTGAGGCTTTAATTCTGGAAAATCGATCAGATAGTCAGGAAGCAAGTTGTTGATCTTTCGTCTAATGGTTCTAGCGCCATACTCTAACTTATTTGATGCTATCCATAGAGGTACTATGTTGTGTGCATCAACTTCATGAATCGATACAGAATCAGATACTCTCTTGCTAATTTCTTCTTTCCAGCGACGAACTTGTCTCAGAGGTGAAAAATCTGTAACCAAAAGCGATGCTCCACATTCTTCTAGAAAGCTTGGAATCGTCTCTACTGCTTCTCCCTACATCGTCTCTCGATTCAGTAACGGAAGCGATATCAAAAATGAAATCGTGAATTGTAACTTACCTGGAATAAGAAGAAAGGTATTTGAAGAGTTTGTTCGATTTCGTTATGAAGTTGTTGTAATCCTCGTagcataaaccctaattgacgaGCTTTTGCGCCTAagaactgatcgaacagattaaATGCAACCGCAACAGGGACATTGCGTCTGTTGGCCTGATCAACGGCGTGAATCAACGCCCAGTTGTCTCTCAATCGCTGATCTCTAAACATCCAGTATACAACAGGACCGACATTAGATGACGAAGATGACGGTTGAAGATGTTGGTGGATTCCCTCCTTAAGAACCCTAATTCTGCCTAATTGGACGGCGGTGGATTCGATTAGAGAGGAAGCAGCGGCGGCAGTGCCCATCGAAGAAGATGCCGTCAGGACTAGGAAGGGAGAGACGCATGGCGGTCGCCGGGGAGTTGTGTTAAAAAGATGAAAATGGAGGGAAACTGAAGTGTGGTTGTGGTTTGGAAGTTGACACGTCGTCAACTTTGATTGGCATATATGTAGTACACGTCATCAccgaaaataaattaaattagatGCGACCGCAGGCGCACACTACCTCTTTCATGAAAGCTTCTACTGCCAAACGTATTTTCGCCGAATGTGTTAAAATAataaagacaaaacttcaaaaatggtccctgtggttttcaaaattatcaactttaatctttaagttcaaaaaacctcacagatggtccctgtggtttcaaaacttttaacatttggtccttctgGCTAACTCCGTTACTTTTTAGCCGTTAAAtcaggggtatttttgtcatttcaatactcagggaccatttatgaagttttctattattttaaacaaatgaaaaaatataaaataattattttaatatataatggccctttctctctctctctctctctctctcttctctctctctctctctctctctctctctctctctctctctctctctctctctctctctctctctctctctgttgaCCTTAAATCTCCATCCATCGTCATCTCCTTCTTCATAAATCTCCATCCATATACTTCATCTCCTTCTTTCAGTCATTTTACCTCGCTTCGAACCTTCACATTGTTTCAGAAATTCAAACCTATTGTTTCGGAAATTCAAACCCAATAACTCAGAACTCATAATCGATTTCATTGCCTCTCATACTCCTTTGTCAGAGGTAAAAAGGTTTTGGTGGTCCTTTGAAAGTTAAGAGGGGTATTGGAAGATTGAGGAGGATTGGGATTTTTTAGAAAGATTCTTTTTATGCGGAAAATTATCATGATTATGAAGAacaaaaaaaatgtcaaatttgTGTTGCGAGAATGAAGAACGAGAACCCACCTCAACAGTTCCAAATACTCCAGCTTCTTCTAATGATTCTCTTAAAGCAGCTTCTTTGATTGATTCATCGGATTCCCAACCACCCTTCGGGAACAACATTCCTTTGCCTTTTCTTTGTGCGCTAATCACAAGAACTTCTAATGCATCCTTTAAGTTCTTATCGGATCCCATGTTGCTACCTTTTAATCTGTAAGGTATGCATCTGTATATCAAATTGGAAAGACGATTTATTAGTAAACAAGCAAATTCTTCATAAAAATTTCATAAACTTAAACAAAATGTTATGATTTTCTGCATTCAGTATCCCTAAAAGTTCAATCAATGAAAAACAAATCGAAAATTCGAGGGGTTccttcaaatctgaagatcaaaccGAAGGTAGAATGAAGAACCCTAATTTCAAATTTAATAAAGAACGAGTTTCGTTCAAATTGTTGCTATTTGATTGAATTGTTTCAACTGTCAACATCTGGGTGTTGGATATTACCCTCTAATTTCCCAGATTTGAAAAGttaaatttttaacgattatccCCAATTCAAAAAACTGGGAAAACGGAAGAAAGGACCATTATAGTCAtaactgagagagagagagagagagagaaaaagagagagagagagagagaggaccattatatattaaaataattattttatatttttttcatttgtttaaaataatagaaaacttcacaaatggtccctgagtattgaaatgacaaaaatacccctgaCTTAACGGCTAAAAAGTAACGGAGTTAGCCAGAAGgacaaatgttaaaagttttgaaaccacagggaccatctgtgaggttttttgaacttagggattaaatttgatatttttgaaaaccagagggaccatttttgaagttttgtcaagaATAAATGTGTAAGAAGTtgtattaataaatcaaaattattatttaattattttaaataaattattttttaataaatattttttaattatataaaattaaaacctttgaTTTAAATAAGTACGTGAAggtatatcaccttataatttgtattaatttaattttattttttaatatgttattaatttaatataattagagggAGAaactttaaaatttgaaatttaaaataaaaaatcaattattaatttaatgtaattagagtggaaattttaaattttgaaatttgaaatttgaaatgtatGGTCAATAAGTTGACAAGTAGCATGATAGatgacatataatattaatgaatAATTGTAATACTATAACACATATCAATAGAAGAATAAATtagtcttttattagaatagggagaaACTGAGTGTTCAAGTTAGGGTTCCGTATGGATTTTTGGATCAGATTTAGACCTGAAACAATTTTCTGGAATATGTTTGGTTTTCAGTTTTTTGAATCATGTAAAATCAGTTCGGGTTTAAAATCGGGTCCAACGAGTATGTAGAATAAGGGTCTCAAAGGTAAAAGAATGTTTTTCATATTTATTTCACCAATTGATCAAGAACTTAAATACATAGATTTACAATACTAAAGAaaaggaaattttgaaaaaacagGAAACTATATATCCTATAACTATGGAATATACAACACCATTAAGAAGGGAATTGACAAAATCAATCCCTTAATTAGCTCTCGACTACACTCCCCCTCTAAGTGGAGAATGGATATCTATCATTCCCAACTTGTTAAGAGAGCTATGACAAATCTTCCCACATGCACCTTTGTCAGGATGTCCACCAGTTGATCTTTTGAAGGCATCAATGAAAGTTCGACAATACCTTTTTCTAGATGGTCCTTAATGAAATGACGATCAACATCTACATGCTTCGTTCTATCGTGTTAAACCGAGTTATTTGCTATATTCACATCAACTTGATTATCACAACTTAAATTCATTGGATTAGTGAGAGTGATCCCCAAGTCTCGTAAAATTCGCTTAATCCACAACAATTCATAGACACCGTAAACCATTCCTTGAAGTTTAGATTCTGCACTTGATCTAGAAACGACCTTCTGCTTTTTACTTCTCCATGTGACTAGATTACCCCCAACAAATGTGAAATATCCCGATGTTGACTTTCCATCTGTTCCATCTCCAGCCCAATCTGCATCCGTATATCCGCTCAACCCTCTACTTTGATTCTTTGCGAAGTACAGTCCTTTTACGAGAGAGGACTTCAGGTATCTCAAGATTCGGTACACTGCTTCCATATAGTTTGCACTCGGAGCATGCATAACTGACTCATCACGCTAATAACGTATGTTATGTCGAGTCTCGTGTGACACAAGTAAATCAACTTCCCAAAAAGTCGTTGATATCTTTCTT of the Lactuca sativa cultivar Salinas chromosome 6, Lsat_Salinas_v11, whole genome shotgun sequence genome contains:
- the LOC111918759 gene encoding SNARE-interacting protein KEULE isoform X3, yielding MSMFDSDTSSQGNGDKHFRQISRDRLLYEMIRSAKRPDSKSSNWKVLIMDRITVKIMSCSCKMADITDEGVSLVEQIHKRRQPLPSMDAVYYIQPTKENVDFLLADMAGKAPLYKEAYVFFSSSVSKELVADIKKEPTIKSRLRGMKEMNLEYFAIDSQCFITDHGNALEELYGDEEFSRKGDECLTAMANRIATVFASMLEFPFVRYRAAKSLDPTTMTTFCDLIPTKLAAAVWNNLMKYKTLNHFPQIETCDLLILDRSIDQIAPVIHEWTYDAMCHDLLEMDGNKYVHVVSVPSKIGDGYERKEVLLEDHDPVWLELRHSHIADASERLHDKMTNFVSRNKAAQMHGRDGGEMSTRDLQKMVQALPQYNEQMDKLSLHVDLAGKINGIIREMGLREVGQLEQDLVFGDAGTKDIIKFLKEQDATDEQKIRLLMIYVATHPEKFETDKLAKILELADLLPEDMKAIYNMRFLESAPDSMNTSNSGFPLKFDNKKRRGLRKDRPGEEAAWQLSRFYPIIEELIEKLSKNELPVNEYPCMNDPSPTFHGASHSVSARVLDAPAAHSMRSRRATWARPRSSASEFIKRRGKRIFVFIVGGATRSEMRVIHKLTTKLSREIILGSSSLDDPAQFIEVGY
- the LOC111918759 gene encoding SNARE-interacting protein KEULE isoform X2, with protein sequence MSMFDSDTSSQGNGDKHFRQISRDRLLYEMIRSAKRPDSKSSNWKVLIMDRITVKIMSCSCKMADITDEGVSLVEQIHKRRQPLPSMDAVYYIQPTKENVDFLLADMAGKAPLYKEAYVFFSSSVSKELVADIKKEPTIKSRLRGMKEMNLEYFAIDSQCFITDHGNALEELYGDEEFSRKGDECLTAMANRIATVFASMLEFPFVRYRAAKSLDPTTMTTFCDLIPTKLAAAVWNNLMKYKTLNHFPQIETCDLLILDRSIDQIAPVIHEWTYDAMCHDLLEMDGNKYVHVVPSKIGDGYERKEVLLEDHDPVWLELRHSHIADASERLHDKMTNFVSRNKAAQMHGRDGGEMSTRDLQKMVQALPQYNEQMDKLSLHVDLAGKINGIIREMGLREVGQLEQDLVFGDAGTKDIIKFLKEQDATDEQKIRLLMIYVATHPEKFETDKLAKILELADLLPEDMKAIYNMRFLESAPDSMNTSNSGFPLKFDNKKRRGLRKDRPGEEAAWQLSRFYPIIEELIEKLSKNELPVNEYPCMNDPSPTFHGASHSVSARVLDAPAAHSMRSRRATWARPRNSDDGYSSDSILRRSASEFIKRRGKRIFVFIVGGATRSEMRVIHKLTTKLSREIILGSSSLDDPAQFIEVGY
- the LOC111918759 gene encoding SNARE-interacting protein KEULE isoform X1; the protein is MSMFDSDTSSQGNGDKHFRQISRDRLLYEMIRSAKRPDSKSSNWKVLIMDRITVKIMSCSCKMADITDEGVSLVEQIHKRRQPLPSMDAVYYIQPTKENVDFLLADMAGKAPLYKEAYVFFSSSVSKELVADIKKEPTIKSRLRGMKEMNLEYFAIDSQCFITDHGNALEELYGDEEFSRKGDECLTAMANRIATVFASMLEFPFVRYRAAKSLDPTTMTTFCDLIPTKLAAAVWNNLMKYKTLNHFPQIETCDLLILDRSIDQIAPVIHEWTYDAMCHDLLEMDGNKYVHVVSVPSKIGDGYERKEVLLEDHDPVWLELRHSHIADASERLHDKMTNFVSRNKAAQMHGRDGGEMSTRDLQKMVQALPQYNEQMDKLSLHVDLAGKINGIIREMGLREVGQLEQDLVFGDAGTKDIIKFLKEQDATDEQKIRLLMIYVATHPEKFETDKLAKILELADLLPEDMKAIYNMRFLESAPDSMNTSNSGFPLKFDNKKRRGLRKDRPGEEAAWQLSRFYPIIEELIEKLSKNELPVNEYPCMNDPSPTFHGASHSVSARVLDAPAAHSMRSRRATWARPRNSDDGYSSDSILRRSASEFIKRRGKRIFVFIVGGATRSEMRVIHKLTTKLSREIILGSSSLDDPAQFIEVGY
- the LOC111918760 gene encoding deoxyribodipyrimidine photo-lyase, which codes for MGTAAAASSLIESTAVQLGRIRVLKEGIHQHLQPSSSSSNVGPVVYWMFRDQRLRDNWALIHAVDQANRRNVPVAVAFNLFDQFLGAKARQLGFMLRGLQQLHNEIEQTLQIPFFLFQGEAVETIPSFLEECGASLLVTDFSPLRQVRRWKEEISKRVSDSVSIHEVDAHNIVPLWIASNKLEYGARTIRRKINNLLPDYLIDFPELKPQNTIWGSSGNRSIDWVTLIADVVKKGDEVPEIDWCKPGEASALKTLMGNEKGFLTSRLKNYSTDRNNPLKPEGLSGLSPYLHFGQISAQRCALEARKVRKVNPQAVDAFLEELIVRRELSDNFCYYQPQYDSLQGAWDWARNSLMEHALDKREHLYTKEELEKAQTADPLWNASQLEMVHYGKMHGFMRMYWAKKILEWTSSPQEALEISIYLNDKYHIDGRDPNGYVGCMWSICGVHDQGWQERPVFGKIRYMNYAGCKRKFNVDGYIAYVRRLVGNIKKRKGENLLNNKAKQLVS